In Pseudomonas oryzihabitans, the DNA window TCCTCGCGGGCCACTACCCGTACGAAGCCCTCAGGAGCTTCCAGTGTCAGGGCGCGGCCATTGGCGGCGAAGGGGAAGCTGGCGACCTTGGTCTCCAGGCCCTGGGCCTTGGCCTGCTCGGGGGTGAGGCCTACCACCACGATTTCCGGATCGGTGTAGCAGACCGCCGGAATGGCCACCGGCGCGAAGCGCCGACGCTTGCCGGCGATGAGCTCAGCCACCACTTCGCCCTGAGCCATGGCGCGATGCGCCAGCAGCGGCTCGCCGGTCAGGTCGCCAATGGCCCAGACGTCGGTCATGCTGGTGCGGCAGCCGTCGTCGACGCGGATATAGCGGCCGTCATAGTCCAGCGGCAGGCGGTCCAGGCCTTCGGTGCGCGGTCGGCGGCCGGCCGACACCAGGATGCGTTGCGCCGGCAGAACCTGCTCCTGGCCGTCGCTGGTGGTCATTCGCAGGCCAGCGCCATCGGCCGCCAGGCCAGCGACGGTGCAGTTCAGGTGCAGCGCGATGCCCAGACGATCCAGCCGCTGGCGCAGCGGCGTCGTCAGCTCGGCGTCATAGCCGGGCAGCAGTCGCGACTGGGCTTCCACCACGGCGACCTGGGCGCCCAGCTTGCGATAGGCGATGCCCAGTTCCAGGCCGATGTAGCCGGCGCCCACCACGACCAGATGCTCGGGAATGTCGGTCGGCGACAGCGCCTCGGTCGCCGAGACCACGGGGCCGCCAAAAGGCAGGTTGGGCAGCTCCACCGAGGTGGAGCCCATGGCCAGTACCAGGTGCTCGGTGCGGATGCGCAGCCGCTCACCACCGGCCCGCTGCACCTCTACGGTCTTGCCGTCGAGAATCTCGGCCCAGCCTTCGACGACGGTTACCCCCTGCTTCTTGAGCAGGGCAGCAACGCCGGTGGTGAGACGGTCGACGATGCCATTCTTCCAGGCCACGGCCTGGCCGAGGTCCAGTTCCGGACGCCCGTGGCGAATGCCCAGGCTGCCCTGTTCCGCACGCCCGCAGGCCCGCTGGTATTCCTCGGCTACGTGGATCATGGCCTTGGAAGGGATGCAGCCGACGTTGAGGCAGGTGCCGCCGAGGGCGGCGCCCTCCACCAGGGTGGTGGCGATGCCCAGCTGGGCGGCGCGCAGGGCGGCGACATAACCGCCGGGGCCGCCGCCGATGATGAGGAGTCGGGTGTCCATGGCTACTCCAGGAAAAGGGTGGCGGGTTGTTCGAGCAGCTGGCGCACGGCCTGGATGAAACTGGCGGCGTCCTGGCCATCGATCAGCCGGTGGTCGAAGGAAGCGGAGAGATTCATCAACTTGCGTGGCACCACCAGGCCATTGCGGAAGGCTGGGCGTTCGACGATGCGGTTCACGCCGATGATGGCCACCTCGGGATGGTTGATGATGGGCGTGGAGGCGATACCCCCCAACGGACCGAGGCTGCTGATGGTCAGGGTGGAGCCACCCAGCTCATCGCGCCCGGCCTTGCCGCTGCGCACCGCGGTAGCGAGGCGCGCCACCTCCTGGGCACAGCCCCAGAGATCCAGCGCCTCGGCATGGCGCACCACCGGTACCGCCAGGCCCTGTTCGCCCTGGGTGGCGATGCCCAGGTGCACCGCACCATAACGCGTCACGGTGCTGGTCTCTTCGTCGAAGCGGGCATTCATCTGCGGGAAATCCCGCACCGCCACCACCAGCGCCCGCGCCAGGAAGGGCAGCAAGGTGAGGTGTGCGCGGCGTCCCTGCCAGCGCTGATTGAGGGTGGCACGCAAGGCTTCCAGCTCGGTGACGTCCAGCTCTTCCACATAGGTGAAATGGGGGATGTGGCGCTTGGCGGCCTGCATCTTCTCGGCGATCTTGCGTCTCAGGCCGATCAGCGGGATGCGCTCCTCGCCACTGCGCCTGACGAGACCTCCGCCACCCGTGGCCGGCGGCAGACCCGCGTCGCGTTGCTGTACATAGGCTTCCAGATCGCCGTGCAGGATGCGTCCGCCCTGGCCGGTACCGGTGACGAAGCGGAGCTCGATGCCCAGGTCCCAGGCGTGCTGGCGCACTGCCGGTGACGCCAGCGGCGCACTGCCCGGTGCCGGGCGGGAAGCCGGTCTATCGTCCTCGCGCTCAGACTCGGGTGCCGGACGCGGCGGAGCGGGTTCCGGCGCAGGCCTGGGCGCTTCTACCTTGGGCGCGGGTGTGGATGCCATGGGAGCGGGGCGAGTGGCTTCCCGCTGGTTGCCGTCACCGGCCACCTCCAGACGGATCAGCTCGGCGCCCACCGCCAGCACCTGGCCAGGCTCGCCGCCCAGGGCTAGCACCCGGCCAACCACCGGGGAAGGAATCTCCACCATGGCCTTGTCGGTCATGACATCGGCGAGGGTCTGGTCTTCGCTGACCTCGTCCCCCACGGCCACGTACCACTTGACCAGCTCCACTTCGGCGATGCCTTCGCCGATGTCCGGCATCTTGATGACATGGGTACCCATCTCAGACCTCCATCACGCGCTTGAGCGCGGCGCCGACCCGGGACGGACCTGGGAAGTAGTCCCATTCCTGGGCATGGGGGTAGGGGGTGTCCCAGCCAGTGACCCGCTCGATGGGCGCCTCCAGGCGATGGAAACAGTGCTCCTGCATCAGCGAGACCAGCTCGGCGCCGTAGCCGCAGGTACGGGTGGCTTCGTGGACCACGACGCAGCGGCCGGTCTTGGTCACCGAGTCGGTGAGGGTCTGCAGATCCAGGGGCCAGAGGCTGCGGATGTCGATCACCTCGGCGTCGATGCCGGTCTCGGCGGCGGCGGCCAGGGCGACCCAGACGGTGGTGCCGTAGGTCAGCACCGTGACCTGCTTGCCCGGGCGGACCACGGCGGCCCGTTCCAGCTCGACCCGATAGTAGCCATCCGGCACGGCGCTGGCCGGGTGCCCCGACCAGGGCGTCACCGGACGGTCGTGATGGCCGTCGAAGGGGCCG includes these proteins:
- the lpdA gene encoding dihydrolipoyl dehydrogenase; this encodes MDTRLLIIGGGPGGYVAALRAAQLGIATTLVEGAALGGTCLNVGCIPSKAMIHVAEEYQRACGRAEQGSLGIRHGRPELDLGQAVAWKNGIVDRLTTGVAALLKKQGVTVVEGWAEILDGKTVEVQRAGGERLRIRTEHLVLAMGSTSVELPNLPFGGPVVSATEALSPTDIPEHLVVVGAGYIGLELGIAYRKLGAQVAVVEAQSRLLPGYDAELTTPLRQRLDRLGIALHLNCTVAGLAADGAGLRMTTSDGQEQVLPAQRILVSAGRRPRTEGLDRLPLDYDGRYIRVDDGCRTSMTDVWAIGDLTGEPLLAHRAMAQGEVVAELIAGKRRRFAPVAIPAVCYTDPEIVVVGLTPEQAKAQGLETKVASFPFAANGRALTLEAPEGFVRVVAREDDHRILGWQATGQQVAELATAFSHSLEMGMQLEDVAATLHPHPTLGEAVQEAALRALGRALHL
- a CDS encoding dihydrolipoamide acetyltransferase family protein; this translates as MGTHVIKMPDIGEGIAEVELVKWYVAVGDEVSEDQTLADVMTDKAMVEIPSPVVGRVLALGGEPGQVLAVGAELIRLEVAGDGNQREATRPAPMASTPAPKVEAPRPAPEPAPPRPAPESEREDDRPASRPAPGSAPLASPAVRQHAWDLGIELRFVTGTGQGGRILHGDLEAYVQQRDAGLPPATGGGGLVRRSGEERIPLIGLRRKIAEKMQAAKRHIPHFTYVEELDVTELEALRATLNQRWQGRRAHLTLLPFLARALVVAVRDFPQMNARFDEETSTVTRYGAVHLGIATQGEQGLAVPVVRHAEALDLWGCAQEVARLATAVRSGKAGRDELGGSTLTISSLGPLGGIASTPIINHPEVAIIGVNRIVERPAFRNGLVVPRKLMNLSASFDHRLIDGQDAASFIQAVRQLLEQPATLFLE